The nucleotide sequence AAGTAGATGCGGGTGCCGATTATGTGGTGACGCAAATGTTTTTTGATAACCAACGTTATTTTAAATTTGTCGAAGCAGCTCGCGCCATCGGAATCACAGTGCCGATTATTCCAGGAATTAAACCTGTTGCTGTGAAGCGTCATTTGCAATTATTACCACAAGTATTTTGGTTAGACATGCCTGAGAGTTTGATAACTTCAATCGAACAAGCCAAAGATAATACAGCTGTTCGTCAAATAGGTGTTGAGTTTGCCATTCAACAATCTAAGGAATTGATTGAGTTTGGTGTGCCTTGTGTGCATTATTATTCGATGGGAAAATCGGATAATATTTATAATATTGCTAAAGAGGTTTTTTAATAGTGTATTATCATAATATAAAAAGCATCGTCCTGATAAAGGAACGATGCTTTTTCGTTTTAATATAGTTGCTAGCTGAAGACTAAATTCTGAACATAAAGTATTTACTTCGTAATCTCCCTAAAAATAGCTTCCAAATTTTTATTTTTCTGATTCAATTGCAAGGTTTTAAGTCCATTTTCGGTAGCAAAGTCAAAAACAGCAGGACGCATGTCTTTTTCAGATTGAAAAGTCAGTTCCCAAGTCATGTCGTGGGTGTTTTTGTATGAAACCAAATTTTCAATTTTAGCAATCGCTTGTTCTTCGATTTTATAATCAAATTCGACTTCGATGATTTGTTGTTTGTCTGTGGAGATGAGGTGGTCTAATTTTTTATCGGCAACGATTTTTCCTTTGTCAATAATAATGACGCGATCACAGATAGCTTCGACTTCTTGCATGATATGTGTGGATAGAAAAACCGTTTTATCTTTACCTACATTCTTTATTACATTACGTATTTCCATCAATTGGTTAGGGTCGAGTCCTGTGGTAGGTTCATCCAAAATCAAAACATCAGGATTGTGTAACAAAGCATTGGCTAATCCCACACGTTGGCGATACCCTTTGGAAAGTTGGTTAATCTTTTTATGACTTTCAGGACTCAATCCTGTGAGTTGTATTACTTCTTCAATTCGGGTTTTGGGAACCTTATAAACATCAGCGTTAAATTCTAGATATTCTCGAACGTATAAATCTAAATACAAGGGATTGTGTTCGGGTAAATAACCAATGGAAAGTTGAACTGCTTTTGGGTTTTCCAATACATCCTGTCCGTTTACTTTAGCCTCGCCTTCATCAGCAGCAATATAAGTGGTTAATATTTTCATCAAAGTCGATTTTCCAGCGCCATTAGGGCCTAAGAAACCCACGATTTCTCCCTTTTGTACTGAGAATGAAATACTGTCAAGTGCTTTTTGAGCACCATAACTTTTAGATATATTATTTACTGCTATTGACATCCTATCCTATTTGTTTGCAAAAGTAAAAAGAAAATTGCTTGCTTTCTTGTTTTTAGATGCTAATGAAGCTTGTTGCTGTATATATTTTTATTTTTTTTTAAAGCTTGTTGATTGGATTTGTATATTTGGTTCATTATGTTAATTTAAAAGCAAAGTTTTGAATATGAAAAAATCAATTGTTTTATTGTTTTTCTTTTTGGTATTTTATTCAAAAGCACAAGAAAAAGCAAAGATTGAAAAAGTAAATGTTAGTAGGATAGAAAACATATTAGCTTCTGATGATATGGAAGGTCGTGCGATTTTTACACCTGGGATAGCAAAAGCTTCTGCTTTTATTGAAAATGAATTTAAGAATATTGGTCTTTCTTTTTATAAAGATTTGCAAAGCTATCGACAAGAGTTTGATGTCAAGGGGAAATCTGCAAATAATGTAGTAGCCGTACTCGTAGGACAAACGAAGCCTGATGAATATGTGATTTTTTCGGCTCATTATGATCATCTAGGATTAAAAGAAGGTGGGAAAGATAGGATTTACAACGGAGCCAATGACGATGCTTCAGGAACGACGGCTGTCATCGCTTTGGCGAATTATTTTAAAGAGAAGAATCAAAATCAAAGGACGATTATTTTTGTAGCTTTTACAGGTGAGGAAATAGGAGGGTTAGGTTCAAATTTTTTTTCAAAAAGCATAGATGCTAAGAAGGTGGTGGCGATGTTTAATATTGAGATGATAGGAACTGAAAGTAAATGGGGTAAAAAATCGGCATATATAACAGGTTTTGAAAAGTCTGATTTTGGTTTAATTTTACAGCGGAATTTATTAAACTCTAATTTTAAGTTTTATCCAGACCCTTATCCTAAAGAACAACTCTTTTATCGATCTGATAATGCTAGGTTGGCTGCCTTAGGTGTGCCAGCGCATACAATATCAACATCTAAAATGGATATTGAGCCTAATTATCATAAGGTGTCAGATGAGGTAGGGACATTGGATTTAGATAATATGACTGAAATAATCGAAGCGATAGCACTTAGTTCGCAAAGTATAATTAATGGAGAAGATAGTCCTTCAAGGGTGACTAGGTAAAGAAAGTTGATTTTGGAGAATTCATTATTAAAAAACAGTTAGATCAACTGAAGTTTAATCTTTAATTTTTAGTTTTTTTATAGCTAACAACTATGGTAAATGGTAGTTGTTTTTTTAGAATGATAAAAAAAATATTTTTTTTGGGTTAATAAAAAATTATTTATACATTTGCGTAGAATTTTTAATAAAAAAGATAGTAATGTCTAATAACCGATTTTATTTTAGCAACACTTATTTTTTCTTCTTTAACGAGAAGTAAGGGTTGTGCTATGGTTATTTGAAAAGTAAAAAAACAAATAAAAATAATATACAATCCTGATGAAAATCAGGATTTTTTTTTGAGTTTATGGGAGCAAAAATTGCAATACAAGGAATAAAAGGTTCTTTCCATCATCAGGTGGTACGTGAGTACTATGATGAAGCTGTTGAAATTGACGAATGCTTGTCTTTTGAAGAATTAGTAAGTAGCTTGCTTTCAGGGAAGTCGGACCAAGCGGTAATGGCGATTGAAAACTCAATTGCAGGGCCAATTATTCCAAATTATGCTTTGATAGATAAGAATAATTTACACATTATAGGAGAGCATTATTTGAGTATTCATCAAAATTTGATGGCTTTGAAAGGTCAAAAAATGGAAGATATTCTTGAAGTTCATTCGCATCCTATGGCGTTATTGCAGTGTATGGATTTTTTAAAAACCTATCCACATATTAAGATTGTTGAGGATAAGGATACGGCCGAAACTGCTCGTAGAATTCAAACGAATCAATTGAAAGGTATTGCGGCAATAGGAAGTAGAGTTGCATCTGAAATGTATGATTTAGAGATATTAGCTCCTGAAATACAAACGATAAAAAATAACATGACACGTTTTGTGATTATTAATAAAGAAAATTCGTTTGTGGCTGAAAAGGATATTAATCGTGCTTCTATCAAATTTGAATTGGATCATAAAAGAGGAAGTCTAGCTGCGGTTTTGAATGTGATGAGTGATTGCAAAATGAATTTGACCAAAATCCAGTCGTTGCCAAAAATTGAAACCCCTTGGAAATATTCATTTTTTGTAGATGTGACTTTTGAAGATTATGCTGATTTTGCCAAGGCAAAATCGTTGATAACCATCATGGCAGAATATTTCAAAGTGTTAGGGGAATATAAAAATACAAAGCCGTTAACGGCTAATAATTAAGAGTTACAAAAGAAATTAAGAGCATCAATGATCACATTAGCAAAACGTCTGAATACTGTTGAAGAATATTATTTCTCCTCTAAATTAAGAGAGGTAAGGCAATTAGCATCTGAAGGGAAACCAATTATCAATATGGGAATTGGAAGTCCAGATTTGAATCCGTCACAATCAGTGATTGATGCGGTTCAGTTGGCGATGCAAGATGAAAATGCACATGGGTATCAAAGTTATCAGGGTTTGCCAGAATTGCGTAGCAGTATGGCTGATTTTTACCAAAATAATTTTGGTGTTGCATTAAATCCAACCAATGAAATTTTGCCTTTAATGGGGTCAAAAGAAGGAATTATGCATATTTCTTTGGCTTTTTTGAACGAAGGAGATGAAGTTTTAATTCCAAATCCAGGGTATCCAACCTATACTTCGGTAACGAATTTAGTAGGTGCCGTTCCAGTGTATTATGATTTAAAAGAAACTAATAATTGGGAACCTGATTTTGACGCTTTAGAAAAATTAGATTTATCGAAAGTAAAAATCATGTGGATAGGCTATCCGCACATGCCTACAGGAGCAAGAGGAAGTTTGGCTTTGTTTGAAAAATTGGTTGCTTTTGCCAAAAAACACAACATACTATTGGTAAATGATAATCCATATAGTTTTGTGTTAAATGACAATCCAATGAGCTTGTTGCAAGTAGAAGGTGCAAAAGATGTAGCATTAGAGTTGAACTCTTTGTCTAAAACCTTCAACATGGCAGGATGGCGAGTAGGGATGGTGTTAGGAAATGCGGAATGTATTGATGCTGTGTTGAAAGTAAAAAGTAATATGGACAGTGGAATGTTCTTCGGGATTCAAAAAGGAGCGATTGAAGCTTTGAAAAGTCACAAGACTTGGTTTGATTCGATGAATGCGGTCTATGCTAAACGAAGAATTTTAACAGAGCAATTAGCTGAGAAGTTGAATTGTAAAGTTTATAAAGAAGGTGTTGGATTATTTGTGTGGGCAAAATTGCCTGAAGGAATCACATCATCGGAGGATTTTATTGATAAGATATTACACGAAAAATCAATTTTCATCACGCCAGGAACGATTTTCGGCAGTAATGGTGAAGGATACATTCGATTTGCTTTGTGTGTGAAAGAAGAAAAGATTCAAGAAGCGATTAGTAGATTTTAGAGTAACGATTTTTGATTGCAGATTTTTGAAAATCTTGAATTTAGAAATAAAATGTGTTGATTTACGAGATGCCTAGCCCTGATAGAAGCGGCATCCTCTTGTGAAGCGATAGCGGAACAAGAGATATAGCGGATAGCAGGAATAGCTACAAATGAAATTTCAAGTTGAGATTTGGAATTTAAAATATTGGAATTTGATGAAAGTATACGTAGTAGGAATTGGATTGATTGGAGGTTCGATGGTATTGGACATCAAAGCGCTATACCCAGAAGCTACAGTTTATGGAGTGGATAGTAATGAAAATCACTTGAAAGAAGCCTTGGCTTTGGGAGTGGTAGATGAAGTGGCAAGCCTAGAAGCAGTTGCCGATGCTGATTTTGTGATTGTATCGGTTCCAGTGGATGTGGCTTTGAGTTTGTTACCAAAAATTTTGGACTTGGTAGGAGAACAATCGATTGTTTTTGATGTTGGTTCGACTAAAAATCCGATTTGCAAAGCGGTGGAAAATCATCCTAAACGAAGAAATTTTATTGCAGCACATCCTATTGCAGGTACTGAGTTTTCAGGACCTTCAGCGGCAATCAAAGGATTGTTTCAAGGAAAAACAAATATAATTTGTGAGGTCGAGAAAACGACTTTTAAATTACAAGAGAAAGCTTTGGATTTGTTTAGGGCGATGGGAATGCGCATTCGATATATGGATCCAAAATCACATGACAAACACATTGCTTATGTGTCGCATTTATCGCATATCAGTTCGTTTATGCTCGGGAAAACGGTAATCGAAAAAGAGAAGCACGAGCAAGATATTTTTGATATGGCGGGTTCTGGTTTTGAAAGTACGGTGCGATTGGCCAAAAGTTCCCCAGCGATGTGGACACCTATTTTTAAGCAAAACAAGGAACAGGTAATTGAAACTTTGGAAGAGTATATTTTAAATCTGACACAGTTTAAGGAGCTTTTGGTTCAGGAAAATTATGAGGCCATTTTCAGCGAAATGCAAAGTGTAAATAAAATAAAAGAAATCCTTAACGGATTAAAAAAATAAAGCTTAATAGCTAGATAATAGTAGAATAAATAAAATAATCAAATAAATAATAATACTTTTGTGTCCCTTTTCATCGAATTTGGGATGTAAAGGAGAACTAAAAACAAGAAAAAATGGAGAATAAAAAAGAAATGAGAAATTGGTTAGATGCATTCAAATTGGATCACCCATTTGTAATTGCAGGACCATGTAGTGCTGAAACTGAAGATCAAGTATTGAAAATTGCACATGAATTAAAAGATTCTGATGTAAGTGTTTTCAGAGCAGGTATCTGGAAACCAAGAACACGTCCAGGAGGATTTGAAGGTGTTGGAGAAATTGGATTGAAATGGTTACAAAAAGCTAAGGCTGAAACAGGATTGTTGATGGGTACTGAGGTAGCTACTGCAGCACACTGTAAATTAGCTTTGGAGCATGATATCGACGTATTATGGGTTGGAGCTCGTACAACAGCTAATCCATTTGCAGTTCAAGAAATTGCGGATACATTAGCAGGTACTGATAAAATCGTTTTGATCAAAAACCCAGTAAATCCAGATATGGCTTTATGGTTAGGTGGTGTAGAGCGTTTGTATATGGCAGGTATCAAAAATCTAGGAGTAATCCACAGAGGTTTTTCTACTTACCAAAAAACTAAATACAGAAACATTCCAGAATGGCAAATTGCTATTGAATTACAAAATAAATTCCCTGATTTACCATTAATCATTGACCCATCTCATATCACTGGAAACCGTGAAATGATTCTTGAAGTTACTCAAGAAGCTTTGGACTTGAACTATGATGGTATGATCATCGAAACGCATATCGATCCAGACAACGCTTGGAGTGATGCTGCACAACAAGTTACTCCAGATGCTTTGAAACAAATTTTCAAAGATTTGAAAGTTAGAAAAGTAAGCGGTGATAGCGATTTCGAAAACAAAATGACAAAATTGAGAGCTAATATTGATGTATTGGATCAAAACCTTTTGGATTTGTTAGGAAAACGTATGGCTGTAGCTGACGAAATTGGTCAAGTTAAGAAAGAGAATAACGTGGCAGTATTACAACATAGCCGTTGGAATGAAATCCAAGAGAAAATGGTTGCTGCAGGTGCTAAAAAAGGTTTGTCTGAAGAATTTATTGTAAAATTATTCAAAGGTATTCACCAAGAAAGTATCGAACACCAAGAAAAAATCATCAACGGATAATTCTGTTTTGATTTTAAAAATTCTAATCCCCATGCTTTTGAGTATGGGGATTTTTTTATGCATTTGTCAACTTCGAAAAACTTTAAACTTTAAACTTTAAACTTGAAACAATATTTTATCTTTGTCCTATGACAGGAATTGTATATAAATCAACAGGAAGCTGGTACACTGTAAAATCTGATAAAGGCCATTTTATAGAGTGTAGAATAAAAGGAAAGTTTAGGATGAAAGGTATTAAGAGTACTAATCCTATAGCTGTGGGCGATCTTGTTGATTATGAATTAGAAGAGTCCTCGGATGCAATTACTGGAACTATTCATAAAATCCATGATAGGAAGAACTATATTGTTCGAAAATCAGTGAATTTATCACATCAAATGCACATTATTGCGGCTAATATTGACTGTGTGTTTTTATTAATTACCATAAATAATCCACCTACCACTTTTAACTTTATTGACCGATTTTTAGTCACGGCGGAAGCTTACGGTATCGAAACTGTCTTAGTTTTCAACAAAATTGATACTTTTGATGAGGCTACCCTTGATGAACAATTGTATATGCAACATGTCTATCAGGAAATAGGATATCAATGCCTTCGCGTTTCATCAACAGAAAGAAAAGGAGTTGAAGAGCTAAAAGAATTAATGATAGATAAAGTGAGTATGTTTTCAGGGCATTCGGGTGTTGGGAAATCAACATTAGTGAATGCAATGGAGCCTTCTTTACATTTGAAAACCAAAAATATTTCGGAAGCAAGTAAACAGGGACAGCATACCACTACTTTTGCTGAAATGTATGATTTGTCTTTTGGCGCTCGAATAATCGATACGCCAGGTATTAAAGGCTTTGGGATTGTAGATATGGAGAAATCTGAAATTAGTGATTATTTTCCTGAGTTTTTTAGATTAAAAGATAAGTGTAAATTTAACAACTGCCTGCATAAAGAAGAACCAAAATGTGCTGTAAAACAAGCTTTGGAAAACGATGATATAGCATGGTCGCGATACAATAGTTATTTGAAAATATTAGAAGGTGATGATGAACATTACCGTACTGATATTTATGATGAAGATCGTAAACAGAGTGATGAATTGAGAGGCTAATGAGAGTTGTTTTGCAAAGAGTCGCTGAAGCTTCTGTAAAAGTAGATAATACAACTGTAGCTTCTATACAAAAAGGGTTATTGGTTTTAGTGGGAATTGAAGATGCCGATTCTCATGACGATATTGATTGGTTAGTTGGCAAGATTACCAAGATGAGAATTTTTGGTGATGAGAATGGTGTCATGAATTGCTCGGTTCAAGAGGTTGATGGAGATATTATCGTAGTAAGTCAATTTACACTTCATGCTGCAACAAAAAAAGGAAATCGTCCTTCCTATATTAAAGCTTCAAAACCTGATTTTGCCATTCCCATGTATGAAAAGTTTATTCAGAAAATGGAATCTGAAATGAATAAAAAAATTCAAACAGGAATCTTCGGTGCTGATATGAAGATTAGTCTCGTTAATGATGGTCCCGTGACTATTGTAATGGATAGTATGAGTCGAGAGTAAATGCTGTTTATTTGGCGTGACAATATTTCATTAGGTTGTAGTGAGATTTTGATAAATAATTATTGAATATGAAAGTAGTTGAAAATGATTTTGTTAAATTTTGGATAGAAGATGATATACTTTATTCTAAATTTAAAAAACCAATAAACGGTACCAAGGAAACGCTAAAAAAAATTATTGATTTACGTACAGAAATATCAGAAGGTAAAAAACAATATTGGTGCTATGATTTTAATGGAATAAAATCACATGATAAAGCTGCTCGTGATTATGCTGATAAATATGGTCAAGATCATTTATATGCTTGTGCAGTAGTATTAAACACTCTAATAGCTAAAATAATTCTTAATACGTTTATATTAATGAAAAAACCTATAGTTCCTTTGAAGGGGTTTACAAGTAAAGAAGAAGCTATAATTTGGTTAAGGGAATTAAGGAAAAAAAACGAACAATCATCGGCTATTTAATAATTTTGTAGGCACTACATTCATTCACTTAGGGTTTATTCTAAATATTAGATTAAAAGATTAAATAGTAAACACTGCTATTTGATGAGTGATTTATAATCAAAAAAAGGTTTTAAATTAAGTTGTTTTCACCGCAAAAAAAATATAATAATGAATCTTAAAAACGCACAACTCGACGTAGATACTTGGATAAAAGAACATGGTGTTCGTTATTTTAACGAATTGACAAACATGGCACAACTTACCGAAGAAGTAGGCGAAGTCGCTAGAATTATTGCTCGTCGTTACGGAGAACAATCAGAAAAAGAATCCGATAAAAATAAAGATCTAGGCGAAGAACTAGCCGATGTGGTTTTTGTGGTATTGTGTTTGGCTAATCAAACGGGGATTGATTTACAAGCCGCTTTTGATAAAAAAATGGATTTGAAATCGGTTAGAGATAAAGACCGACACAAAAACAATGAAAAATTAAAATAATTCTGAGTTGTGAATTATGATTTGTGAAGGAGGAGTGGTAAATTGCGCCCCGAAAATATTTGTTTTAATTGTTTAGGTTTTAGTTGATACAGAATCCTTAGCCTTTAATACATAACACACAACTCATAACTTTCACAATGAATTTACTGTTACAAACCTCACATGCTGATTTACAAGCTACTATTGCAGTAACTGGTTCCAAAAGCGAAACAAATCGCTTATTATTATTACAAGCTTTATTTCCTAATATTAGTTTGGCAAACACTTCCAATTCTGATGATAGCGAAGTGATGCAAAAAGCCTTAAAAGGGAATGATGAAATAGTAGATATTCATCATGCAGGTACAGCTATGCGTTTTTTAACAGCTTATTTTGCTGTAAACGAAGGACGTGAAGTGGTTTTAACTGGTTCTCAAAGAATGCAAGAGAGACCGATTAAAGTTTTGGTAGAAGCCTTAACACAATTGGGCGCTGTAATAACGTATGAGAAAGAAGAGGGGTATCCGCCAATTCGTATCAAAGGACAAAAAATCACTGCTTCAAAAGTGAATATTCCAGCTAATGTAAGTAGTCAATATATTTCAGCACTTTTATTAGTCGCTTCAAAATTAGAGAACGGAATCGAAATTAATTTAGTTGGAGAAATTACTTCAATCCCTTATATCAAAATGACGTTGGCTTTGCTAAACGATTTGGATATTCAAACGAGTTTCGAAGGTAATACTATCAAAGTGTTTCCTAAGGCAACAGTTGCTTCCAAAGAAATGGTGGTAGAATCAGATTGGAGTTCAGCTTCCTACTTTTTTAGTTTAGTGGCTTTGTCTAAAACAGCTTCGATAACCATTAGTAGTTATAAAGAAAATAGTTTGCAAGGAGATTCAGCTTTGGTTGAAATCTACAGACAAATGGGTGTAAAGTCGCACTTTGAAAACAATACGTTAACCTTGACCAAAGAGCCTAACTTTAAACCTGAAACTTTAAACTTTGATTTGAACAACACACCAGATATTGCACAAACCATCGTAGTTACTTGTTTAGGTTTAGGAATAGGGTGTCACTTGACAGGTTTACATACCTTAAAGATTAAAGAAACCGATAGACTAGAAGCATTACGTATCGAGTTGACTAAATTAGGAGCTGACATTTCGGTAACTAATGATAGTTTGACTTTAGTAGCTTCAAAAACGATCAATCACAATGTCAAAATCGGAACCTATAATGACCACCGTATGGCAATGGCTTTTGCACCTTTAGCTTTAAAAGTGCCAATCATCATCGAAAATGCCGAAGTAGTTTCAAAATCATACCCTGATTTCTGGGAGGATATGAAAAAACTAGGTTTTAACGAAACCGAAATTTAAAAATAAAAAGGATAGTTTGTTGGTCTTTTGGACTGTTTAGGATTGATTAAGTGTCTTTTAACAAAAATAAACTTCAAAACACTTGACAACGCCTATCTCACAATAGTATATTTGTACACGATTTAAAAGTTAGTAAGGATTTATATAAAGAATCCTGACTCCTAAATCTAAAATTTAAAAATTTAAGAATGAAATTATCACATTTTCAATTTGATTTACCAAAAGAACTATTAGCTGAATTTCCAGCTGAAAATAGAGACGAAGCCCGTTTAATGGTTATTGATCGTAAAAAACAAACTATCGAACACAAAATGTTCAAAGATGTTATCGATTATTTTGATGATGGTGATGTAATGATTCTGAACAATACCAAAGTTTTTCCAGCACGTTTATACGGTAACAAGGAAAAAACGGGAGCAAGAATTGAAGTTTTTTTACTTAGAGAATTAAACGCAGAACAGCGTTTATGGGATGTATTAGTTGATCCAGCTCGTAAAATCCGTATCGGAAACAAGTTGTATTTCGGTGATGATGATTCATTAGTGGCGGAGGTGATTGACAATACGACTTCTCGTGGTAGAACATTACGTTTCCTATATGACGGTTCGTACGAGGAATTTAGAAATAAATTGACTGAGCTTGGTGAAACGCCAATTCCAAAATACATCAACAGAGAGGTTACTCCTGAAGATGCAGACCGTTACCAAACAATCTACGCCAAAGAAGAAGGTGCTGTTGCGGCTCCAACTGCTGGATTGCACTTCTCTAAACATTTGTTGAAAAGACTTGAAATTAAAGGGGTGAACTTTGCTGAAGTAACTTTACACGTAGGTTTAGGTACTTTTAATCCAGTCGAAGTTGAAGATTTGTCGAAACATAAAATGGATTCTGAAGAGTTGAAAATTACTCAAGAAGCTTGTGATGTCGTAAACGCTGCCAAAGCCAAAAAGAAACGCATCTGTGCCGTTGGAACCACTTCTATGCGTGCTATCGAAAGTTCAGTTTCTTCTCATGGGACCTTAAATCCATTCGAAGGATGGACAAATAAATTTATTTTTCCTCCACATGATTTTAGTTTGGCAACTTGTATGATTACAAATTTCCATACACCAAAATCAACTTTGTTAATGATGATTTCAGCATTTTGTGGTCATGATTTAATGAAGAAAGCTTACGAAGAAGCAATCGCCGAAAAATATAAATTTTACTCTTATGGTGATGCGATGTTAATCATCTAATCAAACACCTAAAGGTTAATTCACTAAATCTCGTCAGCAATGGCGAGATTTTTTTATGGGCGTTTACGGGCTGTACATTTCAAGTTTATGATGTAAATCTAAGTAATACTAGCAGTCCGGTAGCTTCCGTTGGTCGCTTCCTCCTTGCTGTATTGCTAAAGATTTACACCATAAAGCTTTCCATTTCCATCCCTAACGCAATTCCTTTTCTAGTACAATGATTTAGAGTTTTGATTGACGGTTTTTGAAACGAGAGCAGAGCTAGAACTGACGAAGCATTTCAGATGGGCGGTCTTTTGCAAATCAAAAAACAAAAATCGTTAATCAACAATCAAAAATCTTCACTATTTTTACCTATATAAATAAACACAAATGACTTTCGAAAATACTAAAGCATTCGCACAAGAACTCGATTCCCAAGATGTACTTCATAACTATAGAGATGAATTTATATTTCCAAAAGTAGATGGAAAGAAGGTGATTTATTTTACAGGAAATTCTCTTGGCTTACAACCCAAAAGAACCAAGTCTTATATAGACGAAATAATGAAGGATTGGGCGGAGCTTGGTGTCGAAGGACATTTTTACGCCCACAAACCTTGGTGGGATTATCAAGAACGTTTTGCAAAACCACTAAGTAAAATAGTAGGTTGTTTACCTTCTGAAGTTACGGTGATGAATACATTGACAGTTAATTTGCATTTATTAATGGTATCTTTTTATCGTCCTACTCAAAAACGATATAAAATTATCTGTGAGGAAAAAGCCTTTCCTTCTGATCAATATATGTTTCAAAGCCAAGTGCATTTTCATGGGTATAAGCCAGAAGATGCTATTGTCGAAATAAAACGTCGTGATGGAGAGCACAACATTCGTACAGAGGATGTCATTGCTAAAATTAATGAAGTAGGCGATGCGTTGGCTTTGGTTTTAATTGGAGGAGTTAATTATTATACGGGTCAAGTTTTTGATATGAAAGCAATTACTGCTGCTGGTCAAGCTGTAGGTGCCAAAGTTGGTTGGGATTTAGCCCATGCTGCTGGGAATGTGAAATTAGAATTACATGACTGGAATGTCGATTTTGCAGCTTGGTGTAGCTATAAGTATATGAATTCAGGGCCTGGAAATGCTTCGGGTTGTTTTGTGCATGAAAAGTACCATGCGGATAAAGAATTGCCTCGTTTTGCGGGCTGGTGGGGACATAATAAAGAAAGGCGTTTCAAAATGGAGCCTGTTTTTGACCCTATTGAAGGGGTTGATGGTTGGCAAGTAAGTAATTTGCCTGTGCTTTCACTAGCACCTTATTTGGCTTCAGTCGAAATGTTTGATGA is from Flavobacterium sp. NG2 and encodes:
- the rsgA gene encoding ribosome small subunit-dependent GTPase A — its product is MTGIVYKSTGSWYTVKSDKGHFIECRIKGKFRMKGIKSTNPIAVGDLVDYELEESSDAITGTIHKIHDRKNYIVRKSVNLSHQMHIIAANIDCVFLLITINNPPTTFNFIDRFLVTAEAYGIETVLVFNKIDTFDEATLDEQLYMQHVYQEIGYQCLRVSSTERKGVEELKELMIDKVSMFSGHSGVGKSTLVNAMEPSLHLKTKNISEASKQGQHTTTFAEMYDLSFGARIIDTPGIKGFGIVDMEKSEISDYFPEFFRLKDKCKFNNCLHKEEPKCAVKQALENDDIAWSRYNSYLKILEGDDEHYRTDIYDEDRKQSDELRG
- the dtd gene encoding D-aminoacyl-tRNA deacylase, encoding MRVVLQRVAEASVKVDNTTVASIQKGLLVLVGIEDADSHDDIDWLVGKITKMRIFGDENGVMNCSVQEVDGDIIVVSQFTLHAATKKGNRPSYIKASKPDFAIPMYEKFIQKMESEMNKKIQTGIFGADMKISLVNDGPVTIVMDSMSRE
- a CDS encoding nucleotide pyrophosphohydrolase, which codes for MNLKNAQLDVDTWIKEHGVRYFNELTNMAQLTEEVGEVARIIARRYGEQSEKESDKNKDLGEELADVVFVVLCLANQTGIDLQAAFDKKMDLKSVRDKDRHKNNEKLK
- the aroA gene encoding 3-phosphoshikimate 1-carboxyvinyltransferase — its product is MNLLLQTSHADLQATIAVTGSKSETNRLLLLQALFPNISLANTSNSDDSEVMQKALKGNDEIVDIHHAGTAMRFLTAYFAVNEGREVVLTGSQRMQERPIKVLVEALTQLGAVITYEKEEGYPPIRIKGQKITASKVNIPANVSSQYISALLLVASKLENGIEINLVGEITSIPYIKMTLALLNDLDIQTSFEGNTIKVFPKATVASKEMVVESDWSSASYFFSLVALSKTASITISSYKENSLQGDSALVEIYRQMGVKSHFENNTLTLTKEPNFKPETLNFDLNNTPDIAQTIVVTCLGLGIGCHLTGLHTLKIKETDRLEALRIELTKLGADISVTNDSLTLVASKTINHNVKIGTYNDHRMAMAFAPLALKVPIIIENAEVVSKSYPDFWEDMKKLGFNETEI
- the queA gene encoding tRNA preQ1(34) S-adenosylmethionine ribosyltransferase-isomerase QueA encodes the protein MKLSHFQFDLPKELLAEFPAENRDEARLMVIDRKKQTIEHKMFKDVIDYFDDGDVMILNNTKVFPARLYGNKEKTGARIEVFLLRELNAEQRLWDVLVDPARKIRIGNKLYFGDDDSLVAEVIDNTTSRGRTLRFLYDGSYEEFRNKLTELGETPIPKYINREVTPEDADRYQTIYAKEEGAVAAPTAGLHFSKHLLKRLEIKGVNFAEVTLHVGLGTFNPVEVEDLSKHKMDSEELKITQEACDVVNAAKAKKKRICAVGTTSMRAIESSVSSHGTLNPFEGWTNKFIFPPHDFSLATCMITNFHTPKSTLLMMISAFCGHDLMKKAYEEAIAEKYKFYSYGDAMLII
- the kynU gene encoding kynureninase — its product is MTFENTKAFAQELDSQDVLHNYRDEFIFPKVDGKKVIYFTGNSLGLQPKRTKSYIDEIMKDWAELGVEGHFYAHKPWWDYQERFAKPLSKIVGCLPSEVTVMNTLTVNLHLLMVSFYRPTQKRYKIICEEKAFPSDQYMFQSQVHFHGYKPEDAIVEIKRRDGEHNIRTEDVIAKINEVGDALALVLIGGVNYYTGQVFDMKAITAAGQAVGAKVGWDLAHAAGNVKLELHDWNVDFAAWCSYKYMNSGPGNASGCFVHEKYHADKELPRFAGWWGHNKERRFKMEPVFDPIEGVDGWQVSNLPVLSLAPYLASVEMFDEIGMEALIEKRDKITSYLEFILSEIDKEVASNFEIITPSNPQERGCQLSVFLHGEGRDLFDYLMKNGVIVDWREPNVIRLAPVPLYCSFEDMYDFGQILKEGINK